In the genome of Andrena cerasifolii isolate SP2316 chromosome 5, iyAndCera1_principal, whole genome shotgun sequence, one region contains:
- the LOC143368849 gene encoding homeobox protein E60: protein MSSAGHGRQLTLGSSRVPGPRTRRVKRSDGRSSGSTPEEKRPRTAFSGEQLARLKREFAENRYLTERRRQQLSRDLGLNEAQIKIWFQNKRAKIKKASGQKNPLALQLMAQGLYNHSTVPLTKEEEEQAAELQAK from the exons ATGTCCTCCGCGGGCCACGGAAGG CAGCTAACGTTAGGGTCCTCACGTGTTCCAGGTCCCCGGACGCGGAGGGTGAAAAGGTCGGACGGCCGCAGCAGCGGCAGCACCCCCGAAGAGAAGCGCCCAAGGACGGCGTTCAGCGGCGAGCAACTGGCGAGGCTGAAGCGGGAGTTCGCGGAGAACCGATACCTCACGGAGAGAAGGAGGCAGCAGCTCTCGAGGGATCTGGGCTTGAACGAGGCGCAGATCAAGATCTGGTTCCAGAACAAGAGGGCGAAGATCAAGAAGGCCAGCGGCCAGAAGAATCCTCTCGCCCTTCAGCTGATGGCCCAGGGTCTCTACAATCACTCGACGGTGCCGCTGAccaaggaggaggaggagcaggCCGCTGAGCTGCAAGCAAAGTGA